From the genome of Streptococcus lutetiensis, one region includes:
- the parC gene encoding DNA topoisomerase IV subunit A, with translation MSNVQNMSLEDIMGDRFGRYSKYIIQERALPDIRDGLKPVQRRILYSMNKDGNTFDKGFRKSAKSVGNVMGNFHPHGDSSIYDAMVRMSQDWKNRETLIEMHGNNGSMDGDPPAAMRYTEARLSEIAGYLLHDIEKNTVPFAWNFDDTEKEPTVLPAAFPNLLVNGATGISAGYATDIPPHNLAEVIDAVVYLIDHPNAKLDKLMEFLPGPDFPTGAIIQGKDGIRKAYETGKGRVVVRSRTDIESLRGGKKQIVVTEIPYEVNKAVLVKKIDDVRVNNKVPGIAEVRDESDRDGLRIAIELKKDADEQTILNYLLKYTDLQVNYNFNMVAIDNYTPRQVGIIPMLTSYIAHRKEIIVARSKFDKEKAEKRLHIVEGLIRVISILDEVIALIRASENKADAKENLKVSYEFSEEQAEAIVTLQLYRLTNTDIVTLENEEAELRERITMLKAIIGDERTMYNVMKRELREVKKKFANPRLTELQAEAQTIEIDVASLIVEEDTYVSVTKGGYIKRTSPRSYNASTVEEIGKRDDDELVFVSQAKTTQHLLIFTNLGNVIYRPVHELTDIRWKDIGEHLSQTITDFATDEYVLYAEIVDDFGPQTYFAATKYGQIKRFERKEFTPWRTYKSKAVKYAKLKKDDDMVVTIAPIALDDVMIITHNGYALHFNIDEVPVVGAKAAGVKSINLKDEDFVVSAFIANTESFFILTQRGSLKRMTTELIPATSRANRGLQVLRELKSKPHRVFMAGPVHASNDVQNIDLFTIETLDSDKIETLEVYSNKGNHYQAILEDLTLSERTSNGSFISDKISDEGVFSARIK, from the coding sequence TCCTTTATTCGATGAACAAGGACGGCAATACTTTTGATAAGGGTTTTCGTAAATCGGCAAAATCTGTCGGTAACGTTATGGGTAATTTCCACCCACACGGTGATTCCTCTATTTATGACGCTATGGTGCGAATGAGTCAGGATTGGAAAAATCGTGAAACCTTGATTGAAATGCATGGTAACAATGGTTCTATGGACGGTGATCCACCGGCAGCCATGCGTTACACTGAAGCACGTTTGTCAGAGATTGCTGGCTACTTGCTTCACGATATTGAAAAAAATACTGTTCCGTTTGCTTGGAACTTTGATGATACCGAAAAAGAACCAACGGTTTTGCCAGCTGCCTTTCCTAACCTTTTAGTTAATGGTGCAACAGGTATTTCAGCTGGATATGCAACTGATATTCCGCCACACAACTTGGCTGAAGTCATTGATGCAGTTGTTTACCTTATCGACCATCCAAATGCAAAATTAGATAAATTGATGGAATTCTTGCCAGGACCTGATTTCCCTACTGGGGCGATTATCCAAGGTAAGGATGGTATTCGTAAGGCTTACGAAACTGGTAAAGGACGTGTTGTTGTTCGTTCACGAACGGACATTGAAAGTCTTCGTGGCGGCAAAAAACAAATCGTCGTCACTGAAATTCCTTATGAAGTCAATAAAGCCGTACTCGTTAAGAAAATTGACGATGTTCGTGTCAACAATAAAGTCCCTGGCATTGCAGAAGTTCGTGATGAGTCAGACCGTGATGGACTTCGTATTGCTATCGAACTTAAAAAAGATGCAGACGAGCAAACGATTCTCAACTATTTGTTGAAATACACTGACTTGCAAGTCAACTATAACTTCAACATGGTTGCTATTGACAACTATACACCACGCCAAGTGGGTATCATTCCGATGTTGACAAGTTACATTGCTCACCGTAAGGAAATCATCGTTGCCCGTTCAAAATTTGACAAGGAAAAAGCTGAAAAACGTCTTCACATCGTGGAAGGCTTGATTCGTGTTATTTCAATTCTGGATGAGGTTATTGCGCTTATTCGTGCGTCTGAAAATAAAGCTGACGCTAAAGAAAACCTCAAAGTCAGCTATGAATTTTCAGAAGAACAAGCTGAAGCTATTGTGACTTTGCAATTGTACCGTTTGACAAATACTGATATTGTGACGCTTGAAAATGAAGAAGCAGAGCTTCGTGAACGCATCACTATGCTTAAAGCAATTATCGGTGACGAACGTACTATGTACAATGTCATGAAACGTGAACTACGTGAAGTTAAGAAGAAATTCGCTAACCCACGTTTGACAGAATTGCAAGCCGAAGCACAAACGATTGAAATCGATGTGGCAAGCTTGATTGTCGAAGAAGATACTTATGTCAGTGTGACAAAAGGTGGTTACATCAAACGTACAAGTCCGCGTTCTTACAATGCTTCTACGGTTGAAGAAATTGGTAAACGTGATGATGATGAACTGGTCTTCGTCTCACAAGCTAAGACAACTCAACATTTGTTGATTTTTACAAATCTTGGCAATGTCATCTATCGTCCAGTCCATGAATTGACAGATATTCGCTGGAAAGATATTGGGGAACATTTATCACAAACCATCACTGATTTTGCGACAGACGAGTATGTCTTGTATGCTGAAATTGTCGATGACTTTGGACCGCAAACTTATTTTGCAGCCACAAAATATGGTCAAATCAAACGCTTTGAACGCAAAGAATTCACGCCATGGCGCACCTACAAATCAAAAGCTGTTAAGTATGCTAAGTTGAAAAAAGACGATGATATGGTCGTGACTATTGCGCCAATTGCACTTGATGATGTCATGATCATTACGCATAATGGCTATGCCTTGCATTTCAATATTGACGAAGTGCCAGTAGTTGGTGCCAAAGCGGCAGGGGTTAAATCAATTAACCTTAAGGATGAGGATTTTGTCGTGTCAGCCTTTATCGCCAATACAGAAAGCTTCTTTATCTTGACACAACGTGGTAGCCTTAAACGTATGACAACTGAGCTAATTCCAGCAACAAGTCGTGCTAATCGAGGCTTGCAAGTCCTTCGTGAACTCAAATCAAAACCACATCGCGTCTTTATGGCAGGACCAGTCCATGCCTCAAATGACGTGCAAAATATTGATTTATTCACTATTGAGACGTTAGATTCAGATAAAATCGAAACCTTAGAAGTTTATTCAAATAAAGGCAATCATTATCAAGCCATTCTTGAAGATTTGACCTTGTCAGAACGCACAAGTAATGGTTCCTTTATCTCAGATAAAATTTCAGATGAAGGTGTCTTTAGCGCAAGAATTAAATAG
- a CDS encoding branched-chain amino acid aminotransferase, with product MTVDLDWDNLGFAYRKLPFRYISYYKDGKWDEGKLTEDSMLHISEASPALHYGQQAFEGLKAYRTKDGSVQLFRPNMNAERLQRTADRLLMPQVPTEKFIDAAKQVVRANEEFVPPYGTGATLYLRPLLIGVGDIIGVHPADEYIFTIFAMPVGNYFKGGLVPTNFLIQDEYDRAAPHGTGAAKVGGNYASSLLPGKMAHDRKFSDVIYLDPATHTKIEEVGSANFFGITADNEFITPLSPSILPSITKYSLLYLAEHRFGMKAIQGDVRLDELDKFVEAGACGTAAVISPIGGVQHGDDFHIFYSETEVGPVTRKLYDELVGIQFGDIEAPEGWIYKVD from the coding sequence ATGACAGTAGATTTAGACTGGGATAATCTAGGCTTTGCCTATCGTAAATTACCATTTCGTTACATCTCTTACTACAAAGATGGTAAATGGGATGAAGGAAAATTAACAGAAGATTCAATGCTCCACATTTCTGAAGCATCACCAGCTTTGCACTATGGTCAACAAGCCTTTGAAGGGTTGAAAGCCTATCGTACAAAAGATGGTTCAGTACAATTGTTCCGCCCAAATATGAACGCTGAACGTTTGCAACGCACTGCAGATCGTCTTCTTATGCCACAAGTGCCTACAGAAAAATTTATTGATGCTGCAAAACAAGTCGTTCGTGCTAATGAAGAATTTGTACCACCATACGGCACTGGTGCAACACTTTATCTACGTCCTCTTTTGATTGGTGTTGGTGACATTATTGGTGTTCACCCTGCAGATGAATACATTTTCACTATTTTCGCAATGCCTGTTGGTAACTACTTCAAAGGTGGTTTGGTACCAACTAATTTCTTGATTCAAGACGAATATGACCGTGCTGCTCCACATGGTACAGGTGCTGCAAAAGTAGGTGGTAACTATGCCTCAAGTCTTCTTCCAGGTAAAATGGCTCACGACCGTAAGTTCTCTGATGTTATTTACCTAGATCCTGCGACACACACTAAGATTGAAGAAGTCGGCTCTGCAAACTTCTTTGGTATTACAGCTGATAATGAGTTTATCACACCACTTAGTCCATCAATCTTGCCATCTATCACAAAATACTCACTTCTTTATTTGGCAGAACACCGTTTTGGCATGAAAGCTATCCAAGGTGATGTTAGACTTGATGAATTGGATAAATTCGTTGAAGCAGGTGCCTGTGGTACAGCAGCTGTTATTTCACCAATCGGTGGTGTTCAACACGGTGATGACTTCCATATCTTCTACAGTGAAACAGAAGTAGGACCTGTTACTCGTAAATTGTACGACGAGCTTGTCGGTATCCAATTCGGTGACATTGAAGCTCCAGAAGGCTGGATTTACAAAGTTGACTAA
- a CDS encoding DUF2969 domain-containing protein, giving the protein MSKKDKKIEIQLADAKVAINNANVDGYNLTAGKKVIGEIAELDNKFAVVKNGEVEALFKTLEQAIESIIENYNLNR; this is encoded by the coding sequence ATGAGCAAAAAAGATAAAAAAATCGAAATTCAACTTGCTGACGCCAAAGTTGCCATCAATAATGCTAATGTCGATGGTTATAATTTGACTGCTGGAAAAAAAGTTATCGGTGAAATTGCTGAGCTTGATAACAAATTTGCCGTTGTCAAAAATGGAGAAGTGGAAGCACTTTTCAAAACTTTAGAGCAAGCAATTGAAAGTATTATTGAAAATTACAACTTAAATCGCTAA
- the rpsA gene encoding 30S ribosomal protein S1, which translates to MNEFEDLLNSVSEVNPGDVVTAEVLTVDNDQANVVIEGTGVEGVLTLRELTNDRDADINDFVKTGDTVEVLVLRQVVGKDTDTVTFLVSKKRLEARKAWDKLVGREGEVVTVKGTRAVKGGLSVEFEGLRGFIPASMIDTRFVRNTEKFVGQEFEAKIKEVVPAENRFILSRREVVEEKAAAARKEVFSKLEEGAIVKGKVARLTSFGAFIDLGGVDGLVHVTELSHERNVSPKSVVSVGEEVEVKVLSIDEEAGRVSLSLKATTPGPWDGVEQKLAAGDVVEGKVKRLTDFGAFVEVLPGIDGLVHISQISHKRVENPKDVLSVGQEVNVKVLDVNAAAERVSLSIKALEERPAQAENEEKRQSRPRRPKREAKRDYELPETQTGFSMADLFGDIEL; encoded by the coding sequence ATGAATGAATTTGAAGATTTGCTAAACAGTGTTAGCGAAGTAAACCCTGGTGATGTTGTCACTGCGGAAGTTTTAACTGTTGATAATGATCAAGCAAACGTTGTTATCGAAGGAACAGGTGTTGAAGGTGTTCTTACACTTCGTGAATTAACTAACGATCGCGATGCTGATATTAACGATTTTGTTAAAACTGGCGACACAGTTGAAGTACTTGTTCTTCGTCAAGTAGTAGGTAAAGATACTGATACAGTTACTTTCCTTGTCTCTAAAAAACGCTTGGAAGCTCGCAAAGCTTGGGATAAACTTGTTGGTCGCGAAGGCGAAGTTGTTACTGTTAAAGGTACACGCGCTGTTAAAGGTGGTCTTTCAGTTGAATTTGAAGGACTTCGCGGATTCATCCCTGCTTCAATGATTGATACACGTTTCGTACGTAACACTGAAAAATTCGTTGGTCAAGAATTCGAAGCTAAAATCAAAGAAGTTGTTCCAGCTGAAAACCGCTTCATCCTTTCACGTCGTGAAGTTGTTGAAGAAAAAGCTGCTGCAGCTCGTAAAGAAGTCTTCTCTAAACTTGAAGAAGGCGCAATCGTTAAAGGTAAAGTTGCTCGCTTGACAAGCTTCGGTGCTTTCATCGATCTTGGTGGTGTTGACGGACTTGTTCACGTAACTGAATTGTCACACGAACGCAACGTTTCACCTAAATCAGTTGTTTCTGTTGGTGAAGAAGTTGAAGTTAAAGTTCTTTCAATCGACGAAGAAGCAGGTCGTGTATCACTTTCACTTAAAGCTACAACACCTGGACCATGGGATGGTGTAGAACAAAAACTTGCTGCTGGTGATGTTGTTGAAGGTAAAGTTAAACGTTTGACTGACTTTGGTGCTTTCGTTGAAGTATTGCCTGGTATCGATGGACTTGTTCATATCTCACAAATCTCACACAAACGTGTTGAAAATCCAAAAGATGTTCTTTCAGTAGGTCAAGAAGTTAACGTTAAAGTTCTTGATGTTAACGCTGCTGCAGAACGTGTATCACTTTCAATCAAAGCTCTTGAAGAACGTCCAGCACAAGCTGAAAACGAAGAAAAACGTCAATCACGTCCACGTCGTCCAAAACGTGAAGCTAAACGTGATTACGAACTTCCAGAAACTCAAACTGGATTCTCAATGGCTGACTTGTTTGGCGACATTGAATTGTAA
- a CDS encoding LrgB family protein: MTNILTNPIFGIMLSILAYLMGMLIFRRFPHPITTPLLLATFFIIAFLKITKISYHDYYIGGSYLNTLIVPSTVALGIPLYRSFHLMKHHIRSILTGILAACIVNTTFTALVAKTFGIKYLLAISLFPKSVTTAMAVGITEKMGGITTVTLVVVVITGILTSVLGPVFLKLLKIEDPVAIGLSLGGTGHAIGTGTALKYGLVEGAMGGLAIGVTGIVYVIISPIVAQIILK; this comes from the coding sequence ATGACTAATATTCTTACAAACCCAATCTTTGGTATCATGCTATCAATCCTAGCATACCTTATGGGCATGCTTATTTTTAGGCGTTTTCCACACCCAATTACTACCCCTTTACTATTAGCAACCTTTTTTATTATTGCCTTTTTAAAGATTACTAAGATTTCCTACCATGATTATTACATTGGCGGAAGTTATCTTAACACATTGATTGTTCCATCAACAGTAGCGCTCGGTATTCCACTTTATCGCTCATTCCACTTGATGAAACATCACATCAGAAGTATCCTAACTGGTATTCTTGCTGCTTGTATCGTCAACACGACTTTTACCGCTCTTGTTGCGAAAACATTTGGTATTAAATATTTGCTAGCTATTTCATTATTCCCTAAATCAGTAACAACTGCAATGGCTGTTGGAATCACTGAAAAAATGGGAGGTATCACAACTGTAACACTTGTTGTCGTTGTTATTACTGGAATTTTGACAAGTGTTCTTGGACCCGTTTTTTTAAAACTCTTAAAAATCGAAGATCCTGTTGCTATCGGGCTTAGTCTTGGAGGAACAGGGCACGCAATCGGTACTGGAACAGCTCTAAAATACGGTCTCGTTGAAGGAGCGATGGGCGGACTTGCTATCGGAGTTACCGGAATTGTTTACGTTATTATCAGTCCAATCGTAGCTCAAATTATTTTAAAATAA
- a CDS encoding CidA/LrgA family protein yields MKLYVQFMIILIFSFIGEAISNLLNLPVPGSIIGLVLLFLALEFKVIRLRHIDVVGNFLLNNMTILFLPAAVGIIDRFNDIKDYLLPITIIILVAIFLNVATIGFVVQFIKTRFEGDYVDKGGHHD; encoded by the coding sequence ATGAAGTTATACGTTCAATTTATGATAATTCTCATCTTTTCATTTATTGGGGAGGCTATTTCTAATTTACTCAATTTACCTGTTCCTGGTAGCATTATTGGGTTAGTGCTACTTTTTCTTGCCCTGGAATTCAAGGTAATTCGTTTGAGACACATAGATGTTGTGGGAAATTTCCTGCTCAATAATATGACCATTCTATTCTTGCCTGCAGCTGTCGGAATCATAGATCGATTCAATGATATCAAGGATTATTTGCTCCCTATCACCATTATCATCCTTGTAGCCATCTTTTTGAATGTTGCTACTATTGGTTTTGTTGTTCAATTTATCAAAACACGCTTTGAGGGAGACTATGTTGATAAAGGAGGTCATCATGACTAA
- a CDS encoding TVP38/TMEM64 family protein — MKMKIFDHYAFWQRLIKFLGVLALLGTFVLVIWFYHLGILNDSNALKDFVNQHSVCGPLVFILVQIFQVVFPVIPGGVTTVAGFLIFDPILAFFYNYVGIVIGSIILFILVRLYGRKFILLFVDEKTFYKYEAKLNTQNYENLFIICMLSPISPADIVVMITGLSHISLKRFTFIILLTKPISIISYSYIWIFGGNILKLLLGH, encoded by the coding sequence ATGAAAATGAAGATATTCGACCACTATGCCTTTTGGCAGCGACTGATCAAGTTTCTGGGAGTATTAGCCTTGCTGGGAACGTTTGTTTTAGTCATCTGGTTCTACCATTTAGGGATTCTAAACGATAGTAATGCACTCAAAGATTTTGTTAATCAGCACAGTGTCTGTGGGCCTTTAGTTTTTATCTTAGTGCAAATCTTTCAAGTTGTCTTCCCAGTGATTCCAGGTGGTGTCACAACAGTTGCTGGGTTTTTAATTTTTGATCCAATCCTAGCCTTCTTTTATAACTATGTGGGTATTGTGATTGGTAGTATCATTCTATTTATTCTTGTTAGGCTATATGGTCGCAAGTTTATTCTACTTTTTGTCGATGAGAAGACTTTTTACAAATACGAAGCGAAGCTTAATACTCAAAATTATGAAAACCTCTTCATCATTTGCATGTTATCACCCATTTCACCAGCCGATATCGTGGTGATGATAACTGGATTATCTCATATTTCATTAAAACGTTTCACCTTCATTATCCTACTAACCAAGCCAATTTCAATTATTTCTTATAGTTATATCTGGATTTTTGGAGGAAATATCCTAAAATTACTATTAGGTCACTAA
- a CDS encoding ABC transporter permease, translating into MFSKLLKYELKSVGKWYFTLNASIIAISIFLGFSIKTLTDYAENYTTSNANHYTQLIPIILSIMFGVVVASAWIATLAIIVRRFYKNIFGREGYLTLTLPVSTHQIILSKLIASLIWTAFNAIVVTIGVTLLVIPIFGLGHFLAFLPQFDKVLTLSEWGIGFLWLAISSISGILLIYLAITIGQLFANRRALMAFVAYFVVSFIVLLVSEILGSHELNSDLTIHFFIYSCIECFIEGTIFYLATHYLLKNKINIQ; encoded by the coding sequence ATGTTTTCAAAACTTTTAAAATACGAACTAAAATCTGTCGGTAAATGGTACTTCACACTTAATGCATCAATTATCGCTATTTCCATCTTCCTTGGCTTTAGCATCAAGACACTTACAGACTATGCTGAAAACTATACAACAAGTAATGCTAATCATTACACACAACTTATTCCAATCATCTTATCAATCATGTTTGGTGTTGTGGTTGCCAGTGCTTGGATTGCTACACTAGCTATCATCGTGCGACGTTTTTATAAAAATATCTTTGGTCGCGAAGGTTACCTTACTTTAACCTTGCCAGTATCTACTCACCAAATCATTTTATCTAAATTAATTGCTTCACTGATTTGGACAGCCTTTAACGCAATCGTGGTTACCATTGGAGTGACCTTACTTGTCATACCGATTTTTGGCCTAGGTCATTTCTTAGCCTTCCTACCACAATTCGATAAAGTACTCACTCTTTCTGAATGGGGAATTGGTTTTCTTTGGTTAGCAATCTCTTCTATTTCAGGAATTTTGCTCATCTACTTAGCTATTACAATCGGGCAATTATTTGCTAATAGACGTGCTCTTATGGCATTCGTTGCCTACTTCGTCGTTTCATTCATTGTTTTATTAGTGTCTGAAATTCTCGGAAGCCACGAACTAAATAGTGACCTTACTATCCATTTCTTTATCTATTCTTGTATTGAGTGCTTTATCGAAGGTACCATCTTCTACTTAGCAACACATTACTTGCTTAAAAACAAAATTAATATTCAATAA
- a CDS encoding ABC transporter ATP-binding protein, with the protein MSQLLQLHHVTKKYKKHVAVDDVTLSLPAGKIIGLLGPNGSGKTTLIKLINGLLHPTTGEIVIDGYRPSVDTKKIISYLPDTSYLREDMKIKDALAFFEDFYEDFSREKAEHLLEDLELNPNDILKNLSKGNKEKVQLILVMSRQAKLYILDEPIGGVDPAARDYILRTIINNYCEEASVVISTHLISEIEPILDEIIFLKDGKIILQGNTDDIREEHGQSIDSLFRETYKA; encoded by the coding sequence ATGAGTCAATTACTCCAACTACATCACGTTACCAAAAAATACAAAAAACATGTAGCTGTTGACGATGTGACACTTAGTTTACCTGCCGGTAAGATTATTGGCTTACTAGGCCCAAATGGAAGCGGAAAAACGACACTAATTAAACTAATCAATGGACTTCTTCACCCAACAACTGGAGAAATCGTCATTGATGGTTACCGTCCTTCAGTTGACACTAAAAAAATCATTTCATATCTTCCAGATACTTCTTACCTCAGAGAAGATATGAAAATCAAGGATGCCCTTGCTTTCTTCGAAGATTTTTACGAAGACTTCTCTCGTGAAAAAGCTGAACACCTTTTAGAAGATTTAGAGCTTAATCCAAATGACATCCTCAAAAATCTATCAAAAGGGAATAAAGAAAAAGTGCAGCTAATCTTGGTCATGAGCCGACAAGCGAAACTTTATATTCTTGATGAACCAATCGGGGGTGTTGACCCAGCCGCGCGTGACTACATTTTACGCACTATCATCAATAATTACTGTGAAGAGGCTTCTGTTGTTATCTCAACGCACTTAATTTCAGAAATCGAACCAATCCTTGATGAAATCATTTTCCTTAAGGACGGAAAAATTATTTTGCAAGGCAATACGGATGATATTCGTGAAGAGCACGGTCAATCCATTGATTCACTCTTCCGTGAGACTTACAAAGCTTAG
- a CDS encoding GntR family transcriptional regulator, with protein MSWKFDEKSPIYVQIAQHIKMQIISQEIKSGDQLPTVRELAEEAGVNPNTMQRAFSELEREGMVYSQRTSGRFVTDDTDLIMQKRREVAEAELQSFVNNMQKIGFEIDDIVTTLESYIKEKK; from the coding sequence ATGTCCTGGAAATTTGATGAAAAATCACCTATTTATGTCCAAATTGCACAACATATTAAGATGCAAATCATCAGTCAAGAAATCAAAAGCGGTGATCAACTCCCAACCGTTCGCGAATTAGCTGAAGAAGCTGGTGTCAATCCCAACACAATGCAACGCGCTTTTTCAGAACTAGAACGCGAAGGCATGGTTTACTCTCAACGAACTTCTGGCCGCTTTGTTACAGATGACACTGACCTCATCATGCAAAAACGTCGCGAAGTTGCTGAGGCAGAATTGCAATCATTTGTTAATAACATGCAAAAAATAGGATTTGAAATCGACGATATTGTGACTACACTAGAATCGTATATTAAGGAGAAAAAATAG